A genomic stretch from Setaria viridis chromosome 1, Setaria_viridis_v4.0, whole genome shotgun sequence includes:
- the LOC117861586 gene encoding E3 ubiquitin-protein ligase SINAT5 — translation MELDSIECVSYSDGMEDDDDAAAVTSAQLPRPFLKSASSAGSAAAAAVNVVVVSDRAGGPVPGGTGAGPLVISPATGVHELLECPVCTNSMYPPIHQCQNGHTLCSTCKTRVHNRCPTCRQELGDIRCLALEKVAESLELPCKYYSLGCPEVFPYYSKLKHESQCNFRPYNCPYAGSECSVVGDIPFLVAHLRDDHKVDMHSGCTFNHRYVKSNPREVENATWMLTVFHCFGQYFCLHFEAFQLGMAPVYMAFLRFMGDENDARNYSYSLEVGANGRKMIWEGTPRSIRDSHRKVRDSHDGLIIQRNMALFFSGGDRKELKLRVTGRIWKEQQNPDSGACIPNLFS, via the exons ATGGAGCTGGACAGCATCGAGTGCGTGTCCTACTCCGACGgcatggaggacgacgacgacgccgcggccgtCACGTCCGCCCAGCTCCCACGCCCCTTCCTCAAGTCCGCCTCCTCCGctggcagcgccgccgccgcggccgtcaaCGTGGTCGTCGTCTCCGACCGGGCCGGGGGCCCGGTGCCGGGCGGGACGGGAGCGGGGCCGCTCGTCATTTCGCCGGCCACGGGCGTGCACGAGCTGCTCGAGTGCCCCGTCTGCACCAACTCCATGTACCCGCCCATCCACCAG TGCCAAAATGGTCATACTCTGTGCTCCACCTGCAAAACTCGGGTGCACAACCGGTGCCCAACCTGTCGACAGGAGCTTGGTGACATCAGGTGTCTGGCATTAGAAAAAGTGGCCGAATCACTTGAACTGCCTTGCAAATACTACTCTCTTGGTTGTCCAGAAGTCTTCCCATACTACAGCAAACTCAAGCATGAATCACAGTGCAATTTTAGGCCATACAACTGCCCATATGCAGGTTCTGAATGCTCAGTTGTAGGGGATATTCCTTTTCTTGTCGCGCATCTACGAGATGATCATAAAGTTGACATGCACTCTGGGTGTACTTTTAATCACCGCTATGTCAAGTCCAACCCAAGAGAGGTTGAAAACGCAACCTGGATGTTAACT GTTTTTCATTGTTTTGGGCAGTACTTTTGCTTGCACTTTGAGGCCTTCCAGCTTGGAATGGCACCGGTATACATGGCTTTCCTCCGTTTTATGGGAGATgaaaatgatgctaggaactACAGCTATAGCCTTGAGGTCGGGGCAAATGGCAGGAAGATGATATGGGAGGGCACTCCCCGCAGCATCCGTGACAGCCACCGGAAGGTTAGGGACAGCCATGATGGCCTAATAATTCAGCGAAACATGGCTCTCTTCTTCTCAGGTGGGGATAGGAAAGAGTTGAAACTGCGTGTCACAGGTCGTATCTGGAAGGAACAACAGAATCCAGACTCAGGAGCCTGTATTCCCAATCTATTCAGCTGA